Proteins encoded together in one Marinobacter sp. Arc7-DN-1 window:
- a CDS encoding RrF2 family transcriptional regulator, which yields MHITRYTDYSLRVLIYLAVQGDQLATIQEIADSYDISKNHLMKVVHQLNKKGYIETVRGKKGGMRLHMAPSDINVGILVRETEQDLSIVECFSSKNACRITPVCGLKSMFGEALNAFLEVLDKYTLADIIQEQHRPQLLRLLQIA from the coding sequence ATGCACATCACCCGTTACACGGATTACTCACTTCGCGTACTGATTTATCTCGCAGTGCAGGGTGATCAACTGGCAACCATCCAGGAGATTGCCGACAGCTATGATATCTCCAAGAACCATCTTATGAAGGTGGTTCATCAGCTCAACAAGAAAGGCTACATCGAAACCGTTCGCGGCAAGAAGGGTGGTATGCGTCTGCACATGGCGCCGTCCGACATCAATGTCGGTATCCTGGTACGCGAAACCGAGCAGGATCTGAGTATTGTGGAGTGTTTTTCGTCGAAAAATGCTTGCAGGATCACCCCGGTGTGTGGCTTGAAATCGATGTTCGGAGAAGCGTTGAACGCCTTCCTGGAGGTGCTCGATAAATACACCCTGGCCGATATTATCCAGGAGCAGCACAGGCCTCAGTTACTGAGACTGCTCCAGATCGCCTGA
- a CDS encoding YbaN family protein, which yields MSLGENPVMGGRFGKTGFRILAYISVTLAAAGVILPLLPTTPFVLLAAFFASKGSPAFAQWLEDHPRFGPAIDQWRTRRAVPGRAKVLACGMMALSWGMLALFGASAMTLAISGVFLSGTACYLVTRPSY from the coding sequence ATGAGCCTTGGTGAGAACCCTGTGATGGGCGGTCGTTTTGGGAAAACCGGATTTCGTATTCTTGCGTATATATCGGTAACGCTGGCTGCGGCGGGTGTGATTTTGCCGTTGTTACCGACGACGCCGTTTGTCTTGTTGGCGGCCTTTTTTGCCAGCAAGGGGTCGCCGGCTTTTGCGCAATGGCTTGAAGACCATCCCAGGTTTGGTCCTGCTATTGATCAGTGGCGCACACGACGGGCTGTCCCCGGGCGGGCAAAGGTGCTGGCCTGCGGCATGATGGCGCTGAGCTGGGGGATGCTGGCTCTTTTCGGGGCATCGGCAATGACTTTGGCGATTTCAGGCGTGTTTCTTAGTGGCACCGCCTGTTACCTGGTGACCCGGCCGTCTTATTGA
- a CDS encoding hemerythrin domain-containing protein: MSPQTWLEKASEEELIEHILNRYHDTHRDQLPEMIRLAQRVERVHGSHPECPSGLSAHLETMRAELETHMAKEEQILFPMIARGISGMARGPISVMRAEHEDHSTALARLDALTNHLDLPEDACNTWRKLYEQIATFREDLNAHIALENSVLFARIDGRTA, encoded by the coding sequence ATGTCCCCACAAACCTGGCTTGAAAAAGCCTCAGAGGAAGAACTGATCGAACACATCCTCAACCGCTATCACGACACCCACCGGGATCAGTTGCCCGAAATGATTCGGTTGGCCCAGAGAGTCGAGCGGGTGCACGGTAGTCATCCTGAATGCCCTTCTGGCCTCAGTGCCCACCTTGAGACGATGCGGGCAGAACTCGAAACCCATATGGCCAAGGAGGAGCAGATTCTGTTTCCGATGATTGCGCGCGGAATATCCGGCATGGCCCGGGGCCCTATCTCGGTGATGCGCGCTGAGCATGAGGACCACAGTACCGCGCTTGCCCGGCTTGACGCACTCACCAACCATTTGGATCTGCCAGAGGATGCCTGCAATACCTGGCGGAAGCTCTATGAACAGATCGCCACTTTCCGGGAAGACCTGAATGCACATATCGCCCTGGAAAACAGCGTGCTGTTTGCCCGGATAGACGGCCGGACGGCTTAG
- the moaA gene encoding GTP 3',8-cyclase MoaA yields the protein MPQSKLTDRFGRTVNYVRLSVTDRCDFRCVYCMAEDMTFLPRQQVLTLEEIARVARNFVDLGTEKIRLTGGEPLVRKDILELVREIGTYGLRDFAMTTNGSQLPTMALPLRKAGMHRLNISLDSLDAEKFRNITRTGNLGQVLDGIDAAREAGFRGIKLNTVVMKGRNDEEVPELIEFARKKQVDISFIEEMPLGEISEHDRGLALCTSKEVRDIIRQHYELVPATEDSGGPARYYRMPGSPTKVGFISPHSHNFCSTCNRVRVTVEGRLLLCLGNEHSVDLRRVLRGNPVTDDKLRQTIINAMDLKPERHHFSTNGDVQILRFMNMTGG from the coding sequence ATGCCCCAGAGCAAGCTCACAGACCGTTTCGGCCGCACTGTCAACTACGTGCGGCTCTCCGTTACTGATCGCTGTGACTTCCGCTGTGTCTACTGCATGGCCGAGGATATGACTTTCCTTCCCCGCCAGCAGGTTCTGACTCTGGAGGAGATTGCCCGGGTTGCCCGCAATTTCGTCGATCTGGGCACCGAGAAAATCCGCCTGACCGGTGGCGAGCCTCTGGTACGCAAGGACATCCTGGAGCTGGTCAGGGAAATCGGCACCTATGGGCTGCGTGACTTTGCCATGACCACCAACGGCAGCCAGCTGCCCACCATGGCCCTGCCCCTGCGCAAAGCCGGAATGCACCGGCTGAACATCAGCCTCGATTCCCTGGACGCCGAAAAATTCCGCAACATCACCCGCACCGGCAATCTCGGCCAGGTGCTGGATGGCATCGATGCCGCCCGCGAGGCCGGCTTCCGGGGCATCAAACTCAATACCGTGGTCATGAAGGGGCGCAATGATGAGGAAGTCCCCGAGCTGATTGAATTCGCCCGAAAGAAGCAGGTGGATATCAGTTTCATTGAGGAAATGCCCCTGGGCGAGATTTCCGAGCATGACCGGGGCTTGGCCCTGTGTACCAGCAAGGAAGTGCGGGACATCATCCGTCAGCACTACGAACTGGTGCCCGCCACTGAGGATTCCGGCGGCCCCGCCCGTTACTACCGAATGCCGGGCAGCCCCACGAAGGTGGGTTTTATCTCGCCTCACTCTCATAATTTCTGCTCGACCTGCAACCGGGTACGGGTCACCGTCGAGGGCCGGCTCCTGCTCTGCCTCGGCAATGAGCACTCCGTGGACCTTCGCCGCGTTCTGCGTGGCAACCCGGTGACCGACGACAAGCTCCGCCAGACCATTATTAACGCCATGGACCTGAAGCCGGAGCGGCATCACTTCTCCACCAATGGGGATGTTCAGATTCTTCGGTTCATGAATATGACCGGGGGTTGA
- a CDS encoding nitrous oxide reductase accessory protein NosL has translation MNRIKLNWLLAALAVFTLAACSGSEEQTTAKPAPVQFESGDECHVCGMIIEGFPGPKGQAITEKDQHVRKFCSTRDMFAWMLQPENINRDHTLYVHDMAQTGWQSPDDTALIDARAAFYVAGSDRTGAMGPTLASFATESSAHEFMREYGGQVLKYSEITLDHLIDGASTGKMSDMKDM, from the coding sequence ATGAACCGAATCAAACTGAACTGGCTTCTCGCCGCCCTGGCGGTTTTTACACTGGCTGCCTGCTCAGGCAGCGAAGAACAGACCACTGCCAAGCCTGCCCCGGTGCAGTTTGAAAGCGGCGACGAATGCCATGTCTGTGGCATGATCATCGAGGGCTTCCCCGGCCCCAAAGGCCAGGCTATCACCGAAAAAGACCAGCACGTCCGCAAGTTCTGCTCCACCAGGGACATGTTCGCCTGGATGCTACAGCCGGAAAACATCAACCGCGACCACACCCTCTACGTCCACGATATGGCCCAGACTGGCTGGCAAAGCCCGGACGACACCGCCCTGATCGACGCCAGGGCCGCATTCTACGTAGCCGGCTCCGATCGAACCGGTGCCATGGGCCCAACACTGGCCTCATTCGCTACCGAAAGCTCTGCCCATGAGTTCATGAGGGAATATGGCGGCCAGGTTCTGAAATACAGCGAAATCACCCTGGATCACCTTATAGATGGCGCTTCGACAGGGAAGATGAGTGACATGAAGGATATGTGA
- a CDS encoding ABC transporter permease, giving the protein MNSVWTIARKELSDSLRNRWLMAISLVFATLALGIAWFGAAASGHVGYASTPATIASLASLGIFLIPLIALLLAYDAIVGEEEGGTLLLLMTYPLSRSQLLLGKFLGHGLTLALATLIGFGVAGVAIALLVEDVAIASLAIAMARFIASTVLLGWGFIALAYVISVRVSEKSIAAGLALAIWFFFVLIFDLMLLGTLVASEGKFSAELLPWLLMLNPTDIYRLLNIVAFDGAAQLSGVLSLGADLPIGASGLWIGLVLWFAIPLAGALLLFRNRRI; this is encoded by the coding sequence ATGAACAGCGTCTGGACCATTGCCCGTAAGGAACTCAGCGACAGCCTGCGAAACCGCTGGCTGATGGCCATTTCCCTGGTCTTTGCCACCCTGGCCCTGGGCATCGCCTGGTTCGGCGCCGCCGCTTCCGGCCACGTGGGCTATGCCTCCACGCCAGCCACCATTGCCAGTCTTGCCAGCCTCGGGATCTTCCTGATTCCCCTGATTGCGCTGCTACTGGCTTACGACGCCATCGTTGGGGAAGAAGAGGGCGGCACCCTGCTGTTACTGATGACCTACCCCCTCAGCCGCAGCCAGCTGTTGCTGGGCAAGTTCCTGGGCCACGGCCTGACCCTGGCCCTGGCCACCCTGATCGGCTTTGGCGTTGCCGGTGTGGCTATCGCCCTGCTGGTGGAGGACGTGGCCATTGCCAGTCTGGCCATCGCAATGGCCCGTTTTATCGCCTCCACCGTCCTGCTGGGCTGGGGCTTCATTGCACTTGCCTACGTGATCAGCGTCCGGGTCAGTGAAAAGTCCATCGCCGCTGGCCTGGCCCTGGCCATCTGGTTCTTCTTCGTGCTGATTTTCGATCTGATGTTGCTCGGCACCCTGGTGGCGAGCGAGGGCAAGTTCAGCGCCGAGCTGCTGCCCTGGCTGCTGATGCTGAACCCCACGGACATCTACCGTCTTCTCAACATTGTGGCCTTCGATGGCGCAGCGCAGCTCAGTGGTGTCCTCAGCCTGGGCGCCGACCTGCCCATCGGTGCTTCCGGCCTCTGGATCGGCCTGGTGCTGTGGTTTGCCATCCCGCTGGCGGGCGCCCTGTTGCTGTTCCGGAATCGTCGTATCTGA
- a CDS encoding ATP-binding cassette domain-containing protein yields MSCFRLENVSYRYDKSPVLKGIDLTLEPGEILGLFGHNGAGKTTSIKLILGLMQPTQGRLSVLGGHAGDPQVTQHIGYLPENVMFYPQLTGREILSHFARLKGASQRQVPELLKQVGLGDAMDARTKTYSKGMRQRLGLAQALLGKPKLLMLDEPTVGLDPVATADLYRLLRVLRDEGTGIVLCSHVLPGVEPYIDRAAILTEGSLQAAGNLAALRRQANMPVTLSLDPANSISALEQVIDSASSNSGLMIKTDNGRLQVDVQPREKMALLKAVMASGEVADISIHQPSLEDIYVHFIGSGGLAHRGGNQ; encoded by the coding sequence ATGAGCTGTTTTCGTCTTGAGAATGTGAGTTACCGGTACGACAAGAGTCCGGTGCTGAAGGGCATAGACCTGACACTGGAGCCGGGTGAAATCCTGGGGCTGTTTGGCCATAACGGGGCCGGTAAGACCACGTCCATCAAGCTCATTCTTGGGCTGATGCAGCCAACTCAGGGCAGGTTGTCGGTGCTCGGCGGTCACGCCGGTGATCCTCAGGTCACCCAGCACATCGGTTACCTGCCAGAGAATGTGATGTTCTACCCGCAGTTGACCGGTCGGGAGATTCTGAGCCATTTCGCGCGGCTGAAGGGAGCCTCACAGCGGCAGGTGCCTGAGCTGCTCAAACAGGTGGGTCTCGGCGATGCCATGGATGCCCGGACCAAGACCTACTCCAAGGGCATGCGCCAGCGTTTAGGGTTGGCCCAGGCGTTGTTGGGCAAGCCGAAGCTGCTGATGCTGGACGAGCCTACCGTGGGTCTGGATCCGGTGGCCACGGCAGACCTGTACCGGCTGCTCCGGGTGCTGCGGGATGAGGGTACGGGTATTGTGCTGTGTTCCCATGTTCTGCCCGGGGTCGAGCCTTACATCGACCGCGCTGCCATTCTCACGGAAGGTTCCTTGCAAGCGGCCGGAAATCTGGCGGCGCTGAGGCGGCAGGCAAATATGCCTGTGACCCTGTCGCTGGATCCCGCCAACAGTATTTCTGCGCTGGAGCAGGTCATCGACAGCGCTTCCAGCAACAGTGGCCTGATGATCAAGACCGATAACGGACGCCTGCAGGTGGATGTTCAACCGAGGGAGAAGATGGCCTTGCTGAAAGCGGTCATGGCCTCGGGCGAGGTGGCGGATATCAGCATCCATCAACCCAGCCTGGAAGATATTTACGTGCATTTCATCGGCTCTGGTGGCCTGGCCCACCGTGGAGGCAACCAATGA
- a CDS encoding nitrous oxide reductase family maturation protein NosD, with amino-acid sequence MYQILRYGVALTVALLSLTASAGLQEQLDALEPGATFELPPEHVSSLAIRVPGVTVSCHSDTVIDGGGQGNAVDIVAGEVTLSGCSVRNWGRDLNELDAGIFVAREARGAVVENNRLQGPAFGVWLDATPDVTVRNNTIRGDASMRPNDRGNGVHLFNTTGALIEGNDIRQTRDAIYIETANNNTIRGNEMSDLRYGIHYMYSMNNLLENNVTRGTRTGYALMQSKRLRVINNRSVNDENYGILMNFITQSELRGNVVTGVSEGRTGGVVIDGAEGKAVFIYNSLYNTFAGNLFADSNIGIHLTAGSEDNEVFGNAFVNNQRQVKYVATRTQEWSRDGKGNYWSDYLGWDRNQDGIGDVAYEPNDNVDRLLWKYPEAKILMFSPAVDTLRWVQDAFPVVKDAGVADSFPLMRPPADLKPEIR; translated from the coding sequence ATGTACCAAATTTTGCGTTATGGAGTGGCCCTGACAGTCGCTCTTTTATCGCTGACCGCGAGCGCGGGCCTGCAAGAACAGCTTGATGCCCTGGAACCGGGCGCAACCTTTGAGCTTCCTCCTGAGCATGTTTCCTCTCTGGCTATTCGGGTGCCCGGGGTGACGGTGTCTTGCCATTCCGACACGGTGATTGACGGGGGCGGGCAGGGCAATGCTGTGGATATTGTCGCCGGGGAGGTGACGTTGTCCGGTTGTTCGGTGCGCAACTGGGGCCGGGATCTGAACGAGCTGGATGCGGGGATTTTTGTGGCTCGGGAGGCCCGGGGGGCGGTGGTTGAGAATAACCGTCTGCAGGGGCCGGCGTTTGGGGTGTGGCTGGATGCCACGCCGGATGTGACGGTTCGCAACAATACAATTCGTGGCGATGCCAGCATGCGTCCGAATGACCGGGGCAACGGGGTTCACTTGTTCAATACCACCGGGGCGCTGATTGAGGGGAACGACATCCGTCAGACCCGGGATGCGATCTATATTGAGACGGCGAATAACAATACGATCCGGGGCAATGAGATGTCGGATCTGCGTTATGGCATTCACTACATGTATTCGATGAATAACCTGCTGGAGAACAATGTCACCCGTGGCACGCGGACCGGTTACGCGCTGATGCAGAGCAAACGGCTGAGGGTGATCAATAACCGGTCGGTGAATGATGAGAACTACGGGATTCTGATGAACTTCATTACCCAGTCGGAGCTGCGGGGGAATGTGGTGACCGGGGTTTCCGAGGGCCGGACCGGTGGTGTGGTGATTGATGGCGCCGAGGGCAAGGCGGTGTTTATCTATAACTCCTTGTACAACACCTTTGCGGGCAATCTGTTTGCGGACAGCAACATCGGGATTCATCTGACCGCCGGTTCCGAGGATAACGAGGTGTTCGGGAATGCTTTTGTGAATAACCAGCGGCAGGTGAAGTATGTGGCCACTCGCACTCAGGAGTGGTCGAGGGACGGTAAGGGCAATTACTGGAGTGACTACCTGGGCTGGGATCGCAATCAGGATGGGATCGGGGATGTGGCCTATGAGCCCAATGACAATGTCGACCGGCTGCTGTGGAAGTATCCGGAGGCAAAGATCCTGATGTTCAGCCCGGCGGTGGATACCCTGCGCTGGGTGCAGGATGCCTTCCCGGTGGTGAAAGATGCCGGGGTTGCCGACTCTTTTCCGCTGATGCGACCTCCTGCCGATCTGAAACCGGAGATCCGATGA
- the nosZ gene encoding TAT-dependent nitrous-oxide reductase — protein MKKKDDLTKATPELPESGQSRRRFMGAAALAGVAGATGLGTAVMSRESFAAAAEEARNNFIVHPGELDEYYGFWSGGHSGEVRVLGVPSMRELMRIPVFNVDSATGWGISNESKDVLGHDNTHLNGGAHHPHISMTDGRYDGKYLFINDKANTRVARIRLDIMKCDKITTIPNVQAIHGLRLQKVPKTRYVFCNAEYVIPHPNDGSDTSLENSFTMFNAVDAETMEVAFQVIVDGNLDNTDADYTGKYACATCYNSEKALDLAGTMRNDRDWAVVFNIERIEKAVKNGDFKTLGDSKVPVVDGRHGSELTRYIPVPKNPHGLNTSPDGKYFIANGKLSPTVTIISIEKLDDLFDGAIEPRDTVVAEPELGLGPLHTTYDGRGNAYTTLFIDSQVCKWNIADAIKHYNGEDVNYIRQKLDVQYQPGHNHASLTESRDADGKWLVVLSKFSKDRFLPVGPLHPENDQLIDISGEEMKLVHDGPTFAEPHDCILVRRDQIKTKKIYTRDDPFFASAREQAKKDGITLEADNKVVRDGNKVRVYMTSIAPQYGMTEFKVKQGDEVTVYVTNLDTIEDVTHGFCMVNHGVSMEISPQQTSSVTFVADRPGVHWYYCNWFCHALHMEMRGRMLVEKA, from the coding sequence CCGGCGTGGCCGGGGCAACCGGTCTTGGTACTGCAGTGATGAGCCGGGAATCGTTCGCGGCCGCCGCCGAAGAAGCGCGCAATAATTTCATTGTGCACCCGGGCGAACTGGACGAGTACTACGGTTTCTGGAGTGGTGGCCACTCCGGTGAGGTGCGCGTACTGGGCGTTCCCTCCATGCGGGAACTCATGCGCATCCCTGTCTTCAACGTGGATTCTGCGACAGGCTGGGGCATCAGCAACGAGAGCAAGGACGTACTGGGCCATGACAATACCCACCTGAACGGTGGCGCCCACCACCCGCATATTTCCATGACCGATGGCCGTTACGATGGCAAGTATCTGTTCATCAATGACAAGGCCAATACCCGGGTGGCCCGGATCCGCCTGGACATCATGAAGTGTGACAAGATCACCACCATTCCCAACGTCCAGGCCATTCATGGTCTGCGGTTGCAGAAGGTGCCCAAAACCAGGTACGTGTTCTGCAACGCGGAGTACGTGATCCCGCACCCGAACGACGGCAGCGATACCAGCCTTGAAAACAGCTTTACCATGTTCAATGCGGTGGACGCGGAGACCATGGAAGTGGCCTTCCAGGTGATTGTGGACGGCAACCTGGACAACACCGATGCGGACTACACCGGCAAATACGCCTGCGCTACCTGTTACAACTCCGAGAAAGCCCTGGATCTTGCCGGCACCATGCGTAATGACCGCGACTGGGCAGTAGTATTCAATATTGAGCGTATTGAAAAAGCCGTCAAAAATGGCGACTTCAAGACGCTGGGTGATTCTAAAGTGCCGGTGGTGGATGGTCGCCATGGCTCCGAGCTGACCCGTTACATCCCGGTTCCCAAGAACCCGCATGGCCTGAATACCTCCCCGGACGGCAAGTACTTTATTGCCAATGGCAAGCTGTCGCCAACGGTCACCATTATTTCGATCGAAAAGCTGGATGATCTGTTCGACGGAGCGATTGAGCCCCGTGATACCGTGGTGGCTGAGCCAGAGCTGGGTCTTGGGCCTCTGCACACCACCTACGACGGCCGGGGTAACGCCTACACCACGCTGTTTATCGACAGCCAGGTGTGCAAGTGGAATATTGCCGATGCGATCAAGCATTACAACGGCGAGGATGTGAACTACATCCGTCAGAAGCTGGATGTTCAATATCAGCCGGGCCATAACCACGCCTCACTGACCGAGTCCCGGGATGCGGATGGCAAGTGGCTGGTGGTGTTGTCGAAGTTCTCGAAGGACCGCTTCCTGCCGGTAGGGCCGCTGCACCCTGAAAATGACCAGCTGATTGATATTTCCGGTGAGGAAATGAAGCTGGTGCACGATGGCCCGACTTTTGCTGAGCCCCATGACTGCATCCTGGTGCGCCGTGACCAGATCAAGACGAAGAAGATCTATACCCGTGATGATCCGTTCTTCGCCTCGGCCCGTGAACAGGCAAAGAAGGATGGCATTACCCTGGAAGCCGACAACAAGGTTGTCCGTGACGGCAATAAAGTGCGTGTTTACATGACCTCTATTGCGCCGCAGTACGGGATGACGGAGTTCAAGGTGAAGCAGGGCGATGAGGTGACGGTGTACGTGACCAACCTGGACACCATTGAGGATGTGACGCACGGTTTCTGTATGGTGAACCATGGTGTGAGCATGGAGATCAGTCCGCAGCAGACGTCTTCGGTGACCTTTGTGGCGGATCGGCCGGGGGTTCACTGGTACTATTGCAACTGGTTCTGTCATGCGCTGCATATGGAGATGCGGGGTCGCATGCTTGTTGAGAAGGCCTGA